Below is a genomic region from Triticum dicoccoides isolate Atlit2015 ecotype Zavitan chromosome 5A, WEW_v2.0, whole genome shotgun sequence.
tatatatatatatatatatatatatagccagtcccATAATTTACGTACGCATATATGTACGGTACAAAAATAGGGGCACGCGCCAAAACCACAAGACCCACCAGCTCTACTACACACAGCAAGAATGGATGAACAAATGCCAGATCTCAGTACGTACGTATGATCTCAAAGCTAGCTACTACACGGTGTGCGGCAGGCGGCCATTGGGTTAGGCGGCGCCGTGGAAGGTCTTGCCGTGCTGCTCGGCCTCGCGGCGCCTGATGACCACGCTCCACGTGACCGCCTCCAGCGTCACCGCCACCGCGCCGAGCACCCACACGGCCGCGACGTAGGCGGTCCTCCACCGCTGCTCCACGCCCAGGATCGCCATGCCCTTgaagatgttgaggatgccgaggaTGATGACGGCGTAGCCCACGGAGTGGTGGTACACGTTCCAGTACACGCGGCACTTGTGATCCTTCCTCGGCCTCAGGAACAGGGCAAATGCCTGGACGCCGTTTCAAGTTTGAACGAAATTTAGCATCGGTACGATCGAGTTCAATTTGAATTTGGGAAGTGTTGGTTAGATAGATGATTACTTGTAGGGTGGCGAGGGCGAAGACGGCGATGCCGATGCTGCGGTGGAGACCGTAGGTGACGCCGTTGGACGCATTGCCGAGGTTGATGCCGGTGGCCCAGCCGGCGACCCCCACGGCGTAGCCGATGATCTGGCAGGTCACGTGGAGGTAGAACCACGCGGGGTCCGCCGACCTGAACGTCTTGAGGTACCTCGCGAAGATGGCTCCCATGGGCAGCAGCAGGCCCCAGCTCACGGCGTTGAGGACACCATGGATCTGAACAACATGCATGGTTTAGTCAGTCGGTCAGTCAGGATAAGGTGTTTGCTTTCGACTCATCAGGTGATGATTGAAGAGAGCTAGCTCACATTGCGCTCCCTGGCGAGGCCGCTGCCGCCGGAGTCGGAGGAGGTGCTGGTCTGCCTGACCAGATCTAGCTTCGCCTTGGCGGCGAGGTTGTCGCCGCCCATGGCGTGCGGCGCGGGAACGCCGTCTCCGGAGACGGCGGACCCGACCTGCCACACCTGGTTCAGGACAGACGCGCCCTGGCCCACGCTCAGCGTCCCGGAGACCCTGACGCGGCCGTCGGCGCCCATCTCCGCGGCGAGGCCCGTCGTGGGGAACGCGATGGGCCCGGGCGCGCCGAGCGCGTAGCCGGAGATGTTGTACGTCCGGACGGCCCACGCGCCGGACGAGGAAGAAGGCGCGGCGAGGAGCGCCTGCGCGCCGGCCATGCCTTCGCCGTACGGGTTGAGCCCCCACGCCACCCACCCGCCCGGGGCGGCCGGCGCGGCGACGAACGCGACGGAGAGGGACCCCGCGGCGCGGTCGTAGGTCCAGTGCACCGTGGCGCCGAGGCGGGGCAGGTCGCTGCAGGCCGCGTAGGCGTTTCCGTTGGGCGACGACAATGACGCGTCGGCCGCGCAGCCGCCCGCCGCGGACGCGGACGCGGCGAGCAGGGGCAGCAGCGCGAGCACGAGCATGGCCATGGATTCTTTCGGATTCCGCAGCAGTTGGACTTGGAGATGGATCGGCTCAAACGGCGTGGTGAAAATATAAAGGTGGTGTTTCGAACTGGGCGCGACTGGTAGCGGACGCTGGCTGAGGTTGATATGGAGCGCCGCGGGGGCGGGTGGTGGCGGTGGCCGGTGGACA
It encodes:
- the LOC119302143 gene encoding cytochrome b561 and DOMON domain-containing protein At3g25290-like, whose amino-acid sequence is MAMLVLALLPLLAASASAAGGCAADASLSSPNGNAYAACSDLPRLGATVHWTYDRAAGSLSVAFVAAPAAPGGWVAWGLNPYGEGMAGAQALLAAPSSSSGAWAVRTYNISGYALGAPGPIAFPTTGLAAEMGADGRVRVSGTLSVGQGASVLNQVWQVGSAVSGDGVPAPHAMGGDNLAAKAKLDLVRQTSTSSDSGGSGLARERNIHGVLNAVSWGLLLPMGAIFARYLKTFRSADPAWFYLHVTCQIIGYAVGVAGWATGINLGNASNGVTYGLHRSIGIAVFALATLQAFALFLRPRKDHKCRVYWNVYHHSVGYAVIILGILNIFKGMAILGVEQRWRTAYVAAVWVLGAVAVTLEAVTWSVVIRRREAEQHGKTFHGAA